One window of Phalacrocorax carbo chromosome 1, bPhaCar2.1, whole genome shotgun sequence genomic DNA carries:
- the CWC15 gene encoding spliceosome-associated protein CWC15 homolog, which yields MTTAARPTFEPARGGRGKGEGDLSQLSKQYSSRDLPSHTKIKYRQTTQDAPEEVRNRDFRRELEERERVAAREKNRDRPTREHTTSSSVSKKPRLDQIPAANLDADDPLTDEDDEDEDLEDSDDDDTAALLAELEKIKKERAEEQARKEQEQKAEEERIRMENILSGNPLLNLTGPAQPQANFKVKRRWDDDVVFKNCAKGIDETKKDKRFVNDTLRSEFHKKFMEKYIK from the exons ATGACGACAGCGGCGAGGCCAACGTTTGAACCTgcgagaggaggaagaggaaaaggtgaAGGAGACTTAAGTCAGCTATCCAAACAATACTCCAGCAGAGACCTACCTTCTCACACTAAAATCAAATACAG GCAGACCACTCAGGATGCTCCTGAAGAGGTGCGTAACCGTGATTTCAgaagggagctggaggagagagAACGGGTTGCTGCAAGGGAAAAGAATAGAGACAGACCAACCAgag AACACACAACGTCCTCTTCTGTGTCTAAGAAGCCTCGGCTAGACCAGATTCCTGCAGCAAATCTTGATGCAGATGATCCACTTACTGAT GAAGATGATGAAGATGAGGACTTGGAAGACAGTGATGATGATGACACTGCAGCTCTTCTggctgaactggaaaaaatcaagaaagaaCGAGCTGAGGAACAGGCTCGAAAG GAACAAGAGCAAAaggctgaagaagaaagaattcGGATGGAGAACATTCTGAGTGGTAACCCACTGCTGAACCTTACTGGCCCAGCACAGCCTCAAGCGAACTTCAAAGTGAAGAGGAG atgggATGATGATGTTGTCTTCAAGAATTGTGCCAAGGGGATAGATGaaacaaaaaaggacaaaagatTCGTGAATGATACTCTGCGATCAGAATTTCACAAAAAGTTCATGGAAAAATATATCAAGTAG